A genomic segment from Phragmites australis chromosome 6, lpPhrAust1.1, whole genome shotgun sequence encodes:
- the LOC133923019 gene encoding probable carboxylesterase 2, whose translation MRIGYRNISKVPTSTEGSLAMQDGYYFYDFLFEREIPPSSAQSPDAVGVLVNENKSKHDFKADFSERSSKKAILEGGHGDTSTSVFKSGGKTYLKRAHELIPLPKNIEEKSYVKDSEKIDALQGIETTDEEDDLLFDEMEQGMMKFGPQTFEDPQSVTAAPVHLFHATPSSPHYHSFLNKLTAACPALGVSVEYRLAPEHPLPAAYEDCLAALKWTLSAADPWVAAHGDLDRVFVAGDSAGANICHYLAIHPELVAQAQGDGAARPLKGAVLIHPWFWGTEAVGEETRDPTARAMGAGLWFFACPGTSGMDDPRMNPMAPGAPGLETLACERVLVCAAEGDFLRWRGRAYAEAVAAARGGQEGVELLETMGEGHVFYLFNPDCEKAKEMLDKMIAFVTAA comes from the exons ATGAGGATTGGATATAGAAATATCTCCAAAGTTCCTACATCTACTGAAGGAAGCCTTGCTATGCAAGATGGCTATTATTTTTATGACTTCTTATTTGAAAGGGAAATACCTCCTTCTAGTGCTCAAAGTCCTGATGCAGTTGGTGTGCTTGTGAATGAGAACAAATCTAAACATGACTTCAAAGCTGACTTTAGTGAGAGATCTTCTAAGAAAGCTATACTTGAAGGTGGTCATGGTGATACTTCAACTTCTGTGTTCAAAAGTGGTGGCAAGACATACCTCAAAA GAGCACATGAGCTTATCCCTCTACCTAAGAATATTGAGGAGAAATCCTATGTGAAAGATTCTGAGAAGATTGATGCACTTCAAGGCATAGAAACTactgatgaggaagatgatttACTTTTTGATGAAATGGAACAGGGCATGATGAAGTTTGGACCTCAGACTTTTGAGGATCCTCAG TCGGTGACCGCTGCTCCAGTGCACCTGTTCCACGCAACCCCATCTTCCCCCCACTACCACAGCTTCCTGAACAAGCTCACCGCCGCCTGCCCGGCGCTCGGCGTCTCCGTCGAGTACCGCCTGGCGCCGGAGCACCCGCTCCCCGCGGCCTACGAGGACTGCCTCGCCGCGCTCAAGTGGACGCTCTCAGCCGCCGACCCCTGGGTCGCCGCGCACGGGGACCTCGACCGCGTCTTCGTGGCCGGGGACAGCGCCGGCGCCAACATCTGCCACTACCTCGCCATCCACCCGGAGCTCGTCGCACAGGCGCAGGGTGACGGCGCGGCGCGGCCGCTGAAGGGCGCCGTGCTGATCCACCCGTGGTTCTGGGGCACCGAGGCCGTGGGCGAGGAGACTCGCGACCCGACGGCGCGCGCCATGGGCGCGGGCCTGTGGTTCTTCGCGTGCCCCGGGACGAGCGGCATGGACGACCCGCGGATGAACCCGATGGCGCCCGGCGCGCCGGGGCTGGAGACGCTGGCGTGCGAGCGGGTGCTGGTGTGCGCGGCGGAGGGGGACTTCCTCAGGTGGCGCGGCCGCGCGTACGCGGAGGCGGTGGCCGCGGCAAGGGGCGGCCAGGAGGGCGTCGAGCTGCTGGAGACGATGGGCGAGGGGCATGTTTTCTACCTCTTCAACCCCGACTGCGAAAAGGCTAAGGAGATGCTCGACAAGATGATCGCCTTCGTCACTGCCGCGTGA